In Osmerus eperlanus chromosome 17, fOsmEpe2.1, whole genome shotgun sequence, a single genomic region encodes these proteins:
- the LOC134038013 gene encoding galectin-1-like — translation MNLVLTDQQVAVGEVVEVKGKIPADAKKFAISLGSDISNIALEVAFYWNDPKVGTMVLFTSTVDPVGTRIPNPLAQTSDVMISIILKDKKSFTVSFLDKVIPIINNQNMVIQYINVMGDFALKSLKV, via the exons ATG AATTTGGTGCTGACCGATCAGCAGGTGGCTGTTGGAGAAGTAGTGGAAGTGAAAGGAAAAATCCCTGCTGATGCCAAAAA ATTTGCAATAAGCCTTGGTTCTGATATTTCGAATATAGCATTGGAAGTTGCATTTTATTGGAATGATCCCAAAGTAGGCACTATGGTTTTGTTCACCTCAACCGTGGACCCAGTTGGGACAAGAATTCCAAACCCCTTGGCCCAGACCTCAGATGTCATG ATTTCTATAATCCTGAAAGACAAGAAGAGTTTCACAGTATCATTTTTAGATAAGGTAATCCCAATCATCAACAATCAGAACATGGTCATCCAGTACATCAACGTCATGGGTGACTTTGCGCTGAAGTCCCTCAAAGTGTGA